One Felis catus isolate Fca126 chromosome D1, F.catus_Fca126_mat1.0, whole genome shotgun sequence DNA segment encodes these proteins:
- the DNHD1 gene encoding dynein heavy chain domain-containing protein 1 isoform X21: MKPYQHISLSSLPLPPVPLTPGETQQPGAWNWQSEPEQWARSVRQQLNAQLLLVSEPKADLSPEEASPEALESQHSVCVPDTKEQLQDRQRTQRQSPKAVSQSEQPTALELLVAELQTLFSAVLRDGSPAAWHYLHAVLRLLPPYRVLLVGHLDLLPFLEQLSHWAPWVQSQLQLDLLDAIEQAFPPDTSLLESASHIECCSQKQKFRHRPPHPVCPFVQARWGGQHVGEELATSLRPLTLPELQRSLGIVGAQVALKETWWLDGLSLLPLALATDIPVRYESRDTDDAEEEPVGRKETKSQIDTQVPGKKTLQKRSSGFSFQTSLLGSQVMTIMKTERYLKKIHFLYLNVAPSRHFRPYSLVVVPPKKVNPEHYIFSPFGILHVHPVEGSETITLGTWHRHSVLWQQLQSIPFFKYCLLYKALACWKRSVKLHGLHRHRTFLGKHLLFAVPHFGAGLLHISRLLQELRSVSWLPRDPNQCYGLLDLQRALAKENHKALQLLHRCLHLCTSILHLVHEDTYHMQQGLQERLKNCKRIRTDQLSVYLQKVQGQQLEQKLRQTEAWLLRLGQLARLVDHMIGQNLVSIIEEEITSFVANILQAPRQNPFLSAELVFDDCGQLSHEPCIENMIQILTGGLQSVKASALKVMQSTDLKTPWDSLISEEEDEEEDSNKEFIMPKLQGQPSDAVHIFCGPNIGLVWPWKSHTVTEALEVRGCRLRGQYLPPNYKQLQEDLDNSPRIQQALTLQQALLEGMLWEVKEFCKEHHWMTGIHEFLQAWGPQKLESMRGCPIKNYMMLVSRVNMWQTDVSNIPKKLITKGRLLQLNCYHIQAEMESKLDGIRKDILTHVQNECWTRSQQLITELTDFTEVFQTINSDIHTIARCSQKPPAVEPGQRAVCRAGEANGIHTGTPRTHPQPL, from the exons ATGAAACCTTACCAGCACATcagtctctcttcccttccattGCCTCCTGTACCCCTTACACCAG GTGAGACCCAGCAGCCAGGAGCCTGGAACTGGCAGTCAGAACCTGAACAGTGGGCAAGGTCAGTTCGACAGCAGCTGAATGCCCAGCTCCTCTTGGTCTCGGAGCCAAAGGCGGACTTGTCTCCTGAAGAGGCATCACCTGAAGCCCTTGAATCTCAGCACTCCGTCTGTGTTCCAGACACGAAAGAGCAGCTCCAGGACCGTCAGAGGACACAGAGACAGTCCCCAAAGGCAGTGAGCCAGTCAGAGCAGCCCACAGCGCTGGAGCTCCTGGTAGCTGAGCTCCAAACTCTGTTCTCAGCTGTCCTGCGGGATGGCAGCCCTGCAGCTTGGCACTACCTGCATGCGGTGCTGCGTCTGCTGCCTCCATATCGTGTGCTGCTTGTTGGTCACCTTGATTTGCTGCCCTTCCTGGAGCAGCTGTCCCACTGGGCACCCTGGGTCCAATCCCAGCTCCAGCTGGACCTGCTAGATGCCATAGAGCAGGCCTTTCCCCCAGACACCTCTTTGTTAGAGAGTGCCTCACATATTGAGTGCTGTTCCCAGAAGCAGAAGTTCCGTCACAGGCCCCCACACCCAGTCTGCCCTTTTGTGCAGGCCCGCTGGGGTGGGCAGCACGTGGGGGAGGAGTTGGCTACATCGCTGCGACCACTGACACTGCCAGAGCTACAGCGCAGCCTGGGTATTGTTGGTGCCCAGGTGGCCCTGAAAGAGACCTGGTGGCTAGATGGCCTTAGCCTCCTGCCCTTGGCACTGGCCACAGACATCCCCGTACGGTATGAAAGCAGGGACACTGATGATGCAGAGGAGGAGCCTGTTGGAAGAAAAGAGACTAA GTCTCAGATTGATACACAAGTTCCTGGGAAGAAAACATTACAGAAGAGAAGCTCTGGCTTCTCATTTCAGACTTCCCTCCTGGGTAGCCAGGTGATGACCATTATGAAGACAGAGAGATACCTGAAGAAGATCCACTTCCTCTATCTCAATGTAGCTCCCAGCCGGCACTTTAG GCCCTACAGCCTGGTGGTGGTGCCACCCAAGAAGGTGAACCCTGAGCACTACATCTTCTCTCCCTTTGGGATCCTGCATGTCCATCCTGTGGAGGGCAGTGAGACGATCACGCTGGGCACCTGGCACCGCCATTCTGTCCTCTGGCAACAGCTCCAGTCCATCCCGTTCTTCAAATATTGCCTCTTATACAAGGCCTTGGCTTG CTGGAAGAGGAGTGTGAAGTTGCACGGGCTGCACCGGCACCGGACTTTCCTAGGGAAGCATCTGCTCTTTGCTGTGCCCCACTTTGGAGCTGGGCTTCTGCATATTAGCAG GCTTCTGCAGGAGCTGCGCTCTGTATCCTGGCTCCCCCGAGACCCCAATCAATGCTATGGGCTGCTGGACCTGCAACGGGCTCTAGCCAAGGAGAACCACAAGGCTCTGCAGCTGCTCCATCGCTGCCTGCACCTCTGCACATCCATCCTGCACCTG GTTCACGAGGATACGTATCACATGCAACAGGGCCTGCAGGAGCGGCTGAAAAACTGCAAGAGGATCAGGACTGACCAACTCTCGGTGTATCTTCAGAAGGTACAGGGCCAGCAGCTGGAGCAGAAGCTGAGGCAGACAGAGGCGTGGTTGCTGCGGCTGGGACAGTTGGCCCGCCTGGTGGACCACATGATTGGCCAGAACCTTGTGTCTATCATAGAGGAGGAGATAACCTCCTTCGTGGCCAACATCCTGCAG GCCCCAAGGCAGAATCCCTTTCTCTCAGCAGAGCTGGTCTTTGACGATTGTGGCCAGCTGTCTCATGAGCCATGTATTGAAAACATGATCCAGATTCTAACTGGGGGCCTGCAGTCTGTCAAGGCCTCTGCCCTGAAG GTAATGCAATCTACAGACCTGAAGACCCCCTGGGACTCCTTGATTTCTGAAG aagaagatgaagaggagGACTCAAACAAGGAATTCATCATGCCCAAGCTCCAGGGCCAGCCTAGCGATGCTGTGCACATCTTTTGTGGCCCAAATATAGGATTGGTGTGGCCCTGGAAGTCTCACACAGTTACTGAAGCCCTGGAGGTCCGTGGGTGCCGGCTGCGGGGTCAGTACTTGCCCCCCAATTATAAGCAGCTGCAAGAAGACCTGGACAACAGTCCTCGAATCCAGCAGGCACTGACTCTGCAGCAGGCCTTGCTGGAG GGCATGCTGTGGGAAGTGAAGGAATTCTGCAAGGAACATCACTGGATGACAGGCATTCATGAGTTCCTGCAAGCCTGGGGGCCTCAGAAGCTGGAGTCCATGAGAGGTTGTCCCATCAAGAACTACATGATGCTGGTGAGCCGCGTGAACATGTGGCAGACTGATGTCTCCAACATACCTAAGAAGTTGATCACAAAAGGCAGATTGCTGCAGCTGAACTGCTATCACATACAGGCAGAGATGG
- the TIMM10B gene encoding mitochondrial import inner membrane translocase subunit Tim10 B yields MEPQQPQQPQQPQPQQLRNLRDFLLVYNRMTELCFQRCVPSLHHRALDAEEEACLHSCAGKLIHSNHRLMAAYVQLMPALVQRRIADYEAASAGPGVAAEQPGTSPSGS; encoded by the exons ATGGAGCCGCAGCAGCCACAGCAGCCAcagcagccgcagccgcagcagCTGAGAAAC TTGCGGGACTTCCTGTTGGTCTACAATCGGATGACGGAACTCTGCTTCCAGCGCTGCGTGCCCAGCTTGCACCACCGAGCTCTGGATGCTGAGGAG GAGGCCTGTTTGCACAGCTGTGCTGGAAAGCTGATCCATTCCAACCACCGCCTCATGGCCGCTTACGTGCAGCTCATGCCTGCCCTGGTACAGCGCCGCATCGCAGACTACGAGGCTGCCTCAGCTGGGCCAGGTGTTGCTGCTGAACAGCCCGGAACCTCACCATCAGGCAGCTAG